The Bordetella sp. FB-8 genome includes a window with the following:
- the rpiA gene encoding ribose-5-phosphate isomerase RpiA codes for MLSQQQLKQQAADAALEFVDAVAAPDVVIGVGTGSTADLFIDGLARFKGRIGATVASSERSAQRLAGHGLKVLNLNEVGTMPIYVDGADEIDARLHMIKGGGGALTREKIVASVAERFICIADESKLVERMGKFPLPVEVIPMAREAVARRLAQLGGQPHLREGFVTDNGNVILDVSGLQITDACALEARINNFAGVVTCGLFAIAGADVALLATQSGIRRLDRPAA; via the coding sequence ATGCTCAGCCAACAGCAACTCAAACAGCAAGCCGCCGATGCGGCCTTGGAATTCGTCGACGCCGTCGCGGCTCCCGATGTGGTCATCGGCGTGGGGACCGGTTCCACCGCCGATCTTTTCATCGACGGCCTGGCACGCTTCAAGGGCCGCATCGGCGCCACCGTCGCCAGCTCTGAGCGCAGCGCGCAGCGGCTTGCCGGCCACGGGCTGAAAGTCCTGAACCTGAACGAGGTGGGCACCATGCCGATCTATGTCGACGGCGCCGACGAGATCGATGCCAGGCTGCACATGATCAAGGGCGGCGGAGGCGCGCTTACGCGCGAGAAGATCGTCGCCTCCGTGGCCGAACGCTTTATCTGCATCGCCGACGAATCCAAGCTGGTCGAGCGCATGGGCAAGTTTCCGCTGCCGGTCGAGGTCATCCCCATGGCCCGCGAGGCGGTCGCGCGCCGTCTTGCGCAGTTGGGCGGCCAACCGCACCTGCGCGAAGGGTTCGTCACCGACAACGGCAACGTCATTCTCGATGTGAGCGGTCTGCAGATCACCGACGCCTGCGCGCTGGAGGCCCGGATCAACAATTTTGCAGGCGTGGTCACCTGCGGCCTGTTCGCCATAGCGGGCGCTGATGTCGCCCTGCTGGCGACGCAGAGCGGCATACGCCGCCTGGACCGCCCCGCAGCGTAG
- a CDS encoding ABC transporter permease: protein MQQRKGSPWAGLGVVATKEMADHFSSARMRTLEWLIVLTAAASLYGVFRRVRTNTSQDPFIFLHLFTTSQGAMPSFAALLGFLIPLLAIGLGFDAINGEYSRRTMSRILAQPIYRDALLMGKFLAGLGTLAVSLLCLWLLVMGAGLLLLGVPPSGQEILRSLVFLFIALMYAGVWLAVAMLFSVLFRSAATSALVALGLWLFLALLWPMLAGALAQAIAPPDGLGQSSLATLEWAQALQRLSPGELFNEAMIVVLSPSTRTLGPVFLSQLEGAIMGAPLALGQSLQIVWAQAVGLIAGVIVLFTVAYAVFQRQEVRA from the coding sequence ATGCAGCAGCGTAAAGGTTCCCCCTGGGCGGGGCTGGGCGTGGTGGCAACCAAGGAGATGGCGGATCACTTTTCCAGCGCACGCATGCGTACGCTGGAATGGCTGATCGTGCTGACCGCTGCCGCCTCGCTGTATGGCGTGTTCCGACGCGTGCGTACGAACACGTCCCAGGATCCCTTCATATTTCTTCATCTGTTCACGACTTCGCAGGGGGCCATGCCCTCGTTCGCCGCATTGCTGGGATTCCTGATTCCGCTTCTGGCCATAGGCCTGGGCTTTGACGCAATCAACGGCGAATATAGCCGGCGCACCATGAGCCGCATTTTGGCGCAACCCATTTACCGGGATGCCCTGCTGATGGGCAAGTTTCTGGCTGGCCTGGGTACGCTGGCAGTCAGCCTGCTGTGCCTGTGGCTGCTGGTCATGGGGGCCGGGCTGCTGCTGCTGGGTGTGCCTCCCAGCGGCCAGGAGATTCTTCGTTCGCTCGTCTTTCTCTTTATCGCGCTGATGTACGCGGGGGTGTGGCTCGCAGTCGCCATGCTGTTCTCGGTGCTGTTTCGCTCGGCGGCGACGTCGGCCTTGGTGGCATTGGGCCTGTGGCTGTTCCTGGCGCTGTTGTGGCCCATGCTGGCCGGCGCGCTTGCGCAGGCCATCGCGCCGCCGGATGGGCTGGGCCAGTCCAGCCTGGCGACTCTGGAATGGGCCCAGGCGCTGCAGCGCCTTTCTCCCGGCGAGCTTTTCAATGAAGCGATGATCGTCGTGCTCAGTCCGTCCACGCGCACGCTGGGGCCCGTGTTCCTGAGCCAGCTCGAAGGCGCGATCATGGGGGCGCCCCTGGCGCTAGGGCAAAGCCTGCAGATCGTCTGGGCGCAGGCGGTCGGCCTTATCGCGGGCGTCATCGTGTTGTTCACGGTGGCCTATGCCGTTTTTCAGCGGCAGGAGGTTCGGGCTTAG
- a CDS encoding NEW3 domain-containing protein, whose translation MSLQSISTTTDMRKKLLTLLATAAMTLGAAAAHAQKNHDIKGLYLTTDYPAITAQAGATSRISMQLRDYGLPPARLSLSVQGVPHGWTATLLGGGQPVAAAMPTPDDSVTLQLKLKVPADAGTQEHTLTVLAQGNGQQISLPLAVTPAKELPAKLTLQPSLPSLTGTAQSSFDYEFTVKNDSGKNQIVSLAAKLPDGFEPTFTQAYGDQQVNSVPIKAGKSKDIKLSVRAPSDVKPGNYPIGVTAAADGLSAGTALQMQITGQPDLHIAGREGILSASAQSGQSSTIPILVSNTGGAAARDVQLSGSAPEGWSVTFDPKSIADIEPGHQAQVQAHITPSPHSLSGDYMATLSAQSGAQSASSDFRISVTTSSTWGVIGIAIIAIAILILVGVVARFGRR comes from the coding sequence ATGAGCCTGCAATCCATTTCAACGACGACGGATATGCGCAAGAAACTGCTAACCCTTCTGGCCACGGCCGCGATGACTTTGGGCGCTGCTGCGGCACATGCCCAAAAAAACCATGACATCAAAGGTCTGTATCTCACGACCGATTACCCGGCCATCACCGCCCAGGCCGGCGCCACCTCCCGTATCTCCATGCAACTGCGCGACTACGGCTTGCCGCCGGCGCGCTTGTCGCTGAGCGTGCAAGGCGTGCCGCACGGCTGGACGGCTACGCTGCTGGGCGGTGGACAGCCGGTGGCCGCGGCCATGCCTACGCCCGACGACAGCGTCACGCTGCAATTGAAATTGAAGGTGCCCGCCGACGCTGGCACGCAGGAGCATACGCTGACGGTGCTGGCGCAGGGCAATGGCCAGCAGATCAGCCTGCCGCTGGCCGTCACGCCGGCCAAGGAGCTGCCGGCCAAGCTTACGCTGCAGCCCTCGCTGCCTTCGCTTACCGGTACCGCGCAATCCTCGTTCGATTACGAGTTCACCGTCAAGAACGACAGCGGTAAAAATCAGATCGTGAGCCTGGCCGCGAAACTACCCGACGGCTTCGAACCCACCTTCACCCAGGCGTATGGCGATCAGCAGGTCAATTCGGTGCCCATCAAGGCGGGCAAGAGCAAGGACATCAAGCTGAGCGTGCGTGCGCCTTCGGACGTCAAGCCGGGCAACTATCCCATCGGCGTGACCGCGGCGGCCGACGGCCTGAGCGCCGGCACGGCGCTGCAGATGCAGATCACGGGCCAGCCCGACCTGCACATCGCAGGCCGCGAGGGCATCCTGAGCGCGAGCGCCCAGTCCGGCCAGAGCTCGACCATTCCGATCCTCGTGAGCAATACGGGCGGCGCGGCGGCCCGTGACGTGCAACTGAGCGGCAGCGCACCCGAGGGTTGGAGCGTGACCTTCGATCCCAAGTCCATCGCCGATATCGAGCCGGGGCATCAAGCCCAGGTGCAGGCGCACATAACGCCCTCGCCCCATTCGCTGTCCGGCGATTACATGGCCACGCTGAGCGCACAGTCTGGCGCGCAATCGGCATCGAGCGATTTCCGTATTTCGGTCACCACATCCAGCACCTGGGGCGTCATCGGCATTGCCATCATTGCCATCGCCATCCTGATCCTGGTCGGTGTTGTTGCGAGGTTTGGACGGCGATGA
- a CDS encoding ABC transporter ATP-binding protein — protein MNEPVIEARNLTKRYGSATAVHGIGFDVGAGEIFGLLGPNGAGKTTTILMLLGLTNISSGSVRVLGLDPQRDPLAVKRNLGYLPDAVGFYDDMSARANLAYIARLLGLGAAERQRRIDNALARMRLTDVADRRVGTFSRGMRQRLGLAEILVKQARVAILDEPTSGLDPQSTEEFLELIRSLKKDGVTVLLSSHLLDHMQRICDRVALFRKGRIELMGNVPELARQVLGGGFAVEVQASGEDLERHLSVVPGVQSVTMLAPDRYRLLAQGDVRAQAARAVVQAGGNLVQLSVEQPSLDAIYNHFFRNQEAAAQEETAHAAA, from the coding sequence ATGAACGAGCCCGTTATAGAGGCCCGGAATCTGACCAAGCGCTACGGTTCGGCGACCGCTGTCCACGGCATCGGTTTCGACGTCGGCGCAGGCGAGATATTCGGGCTGCTCGGCCCCAATGGGGCGGGCAAGACGACGACCATCCTCATGCTGCTGGGGCTGACCAACATAAGTTCGGGCAGCGTGCGTGTACTGGGCCTGGACCCGCAGCGCGATCCCTTGGCGGTCAAGCGCAACCTGGGCTACCTGCCCGACGCGGTGGGTTTCTACGACGACATGAGCGCTCGCGCCAACCTGGCCTACATCGCGCGGCTGCTGGGACTGGGCGCAGCCGAGCGTCAGCGGCGCATCGATAATGCGTTGGCGCGCATGCGCCTGACCGATGTGGCCGACAGACGCGTCGGCACCTTCTCGCGCGGCATGCGCCAGCGACTGGGGTTGGCCGAGATTCTGGTCAAGCAGGCGCGCGTGGCCATCCTGGACGAACCCACGTCGGGACTGGACCCGCAATCCACCGAGGAATTCCTCGAACTGATCCGTTCGCTTAAAAAGGACGGGGTGACGGTGCTGCTGTCTTCGCATCTGCTCGATCACATGCAGCGCATCTGCGACCGGGTAGCTTTGTTCCGCAAGGGGCGCATTGAATTGATGGGCAATGTGCCGGAGCTGGCCAGACAGGTGCTCGGCGGGGGCTTTGCCGTCGAAGTGCAGGCCAGCGGTGAGGACCTTGAGCGTCACTTGTCTGTCGTGCCGGGCGTGCAGTCGGTGACCATGCTGGCGCCAGACCGTTACCGACTGCTGGCGCAGGGCGACGTGCGGGCCCAGGCTGCGCGAGCCGTGGTACAGGCCGGCGGCAATCTCGTCCAGCTTTCGGTGGAGCAACCGAGTCTGGACGCCATCTACAACCATTTCTTTCGCAACCAGGAAGCGGCGGCGCAGGAGGAGACAGCTCATGCAGCAGCGTAA
- the rmuC gene encoding DNA recombination protein RmuC, with the protein MDEILHWVAALAAVLAFIASLYLALRGRHGAGGQRALLDALERSERGMREELASSQRDTRNELAQSQRGLRAELTEAMRVLGTGLTQSHEDLRTALTRDAREARAEHNDALGRFATQLGERLQGLVELNDRRMGEVRQTVDERLKALQADNGQRLEAMQRTVDEKLHATLEQRLGESFRLVSERLEAVHKGLGEMQSLAAGVGDLKRVLTNVKSRGTWGEVQLARLIEDTMTPEQYGRNVKPVPGSDAIVEFAIRLPGRGEEGEPVWLPIDAKFPKEEYERLLDAQEAGDTDAARAASAGLARAVEVQARSITKYVAPPHTTDFAIMFLPTEGLYAEVLRVPGLSDKLQSLRVSIAGPSNLAAMLNSLQMGFRTLAIEQRSSEVWQVLRAVKTEFGKFGESLASVKKSLDQASNKIGQTEVRTRAMLRNLREVEALPDGDAVNLLDGDDPADDETA; encoded by the coding sequence ATGGATGAAATATTGCATTGGGTCGCCGCCTTGGCTGCGGTGCTGGCCTTCATCGCGAGTCTGTATCTTGCGCTGCGCGGCCGTCACGGCGCCGGCGGGCAGCGCGCCCTGCTCGACGCCCTCGAACGTTCCGAGCGCGGCATGCGCGAAGAGCTGGCCAGCAGTCAGCGCGACACGCGCAATGAGCTGGCGCAAAGCCAGCGCGGCCTGCGCGCCGAACTGACCGAGGCCATGCGCGTTCTGGGAACCGGCCTGACGCAAAGCCACGAAGACCTGCGCACGGCGCTCACCCGTGATGCCCGCGAGGCGCGTGCCGAACACAACGATGCCCTGGGCCGTTTCGCCACTCAGCTCGGCGAGCGACTGCAGGGACTGGTCGAGCTCAACGATCGCCGCATGGGCGAGGTGCGCCAGACCGTGGATGAACGCCTGAAGGCGCTGCAGGCCGATAACGGCCAGCGTCTGGAAGCCATGCAGCGCACTGTCGACGAGAAGCTGCACGCCACGCTGGAGCAGCGGCTGGGCGAATCCTTCCGCCTGGTCTCCGAGCGCCTGGAAGCCGTGCATAAGGGCCTGGGCGAGATGCAGAGCCTGGCTGCCGGAGTAGGGGACCTCAAACGTGTGCTGACCAACGTCAAGTCGCGCGGCACCTGGGGCGAGGTCCAGTTGGCGCGTCTGATCGAAGACACCATGACGCCCGAGCAGTACGGTCGCAATGTCAAGCCTGTGCCGGGCAGCGATGCCATCGTCGAGTTTGCCATTCGGCTGCCGGGCCGGGGTGAAGAGGGCGAGCCGGTCTGGCTGCCCATCGACGCCAAGTTCCCCAAGGAGGAATATGAGCGCCTGCTTGATGCGCAGGAAGCGGGCGATACCGATGCGGCCCGCGCCGCGTCGGCCGGGCTCGCACGCGCGGTCGAAGTCCAGGCCCGGAGCATCACAAAATACGTGGCCCCGCCGCACACCACCGACTTCGCCATTATGTTTCTGCCCACCGAAGGACTATATGCCGAGGTACTGCGCGTACCGGGTCTGTCCGACAAGCTGCAGTCCCTGCGCGTGAGCATAGCCGGCCCGTCGAATCTGGCCGCCATGCTCAACAGCCTGCAAATGGGTTTTCGCACCCTGGCCATCGAACAGCGTTCTTCTGAAGTCTGGCAGGTGCTACGCGCCGTCAAGACCGAGTTCGGCAAGTTCGGCGAATCGCTGGCCAGCGTCAAGAAGAGCCTGGATCAGGCCAGCAACAAAATAGGCCAGACGGAGGTCCGCACCCGGGCCATGCTGCGCAACCTGCGCGAGGTCGAGGCTCTGCCTGACGGGGATGCGGTGAATCTGCTGGACGGCGACGACCCGGCAGACGATGAAACTGCCTGA